Proteins encoded in a region of the Spiribacter sp. 1M189 genome:
- a CDS encoding metalloregulator ArsR/SmtB family transcription factor — protein sequence MMQAATSPSDTRLDPARFFRLLGEETRLRTAVLLHRQGELCVCELTEALGVSQPKMSRHLGHLRDVGLVETRRSGQWIHYRLRSDLPAWAHDLLTTVAGDLADEPPFSGDTARVRRAIARNRSECEQ from the coding sequence ATGATGCAGGCCGCGACCAGCCCATCGGACACCCGGCTCGATCCGGCCCGCTTTTTCCGCCTGCTGGGCGAGGAAACGCGCCTCCGTACGGCTGTCCTGCTGCACCGGCAGGGAGAACTCTGCGTCTGCGAACTCACCGAGGCGCTGGGCGTCAGCCAGCCGAAGATGTCCCGGCATCTGGGCCATCTGCGCGACGTAGGTCTGGTGGAGACCCGCCGCAGCGGCCAGTGGATTCACTACCGGCTGCGCAGCGATCTGCCCGCCTGGGCACATGATCTGCTCACCACGGTGGCCGGAGATCTGGCCGACGAACCGCCATTCTCCGGCGATACGGCCCGGGTACGCCGGGCGATCGCACGTAACCGAAGCGAGTGTGAACAATGA
- the arsB gene encoding ACR3 family arsenite efflux transporter has translation MSVQCEVTGRRAAGDVMGIFERYLSVWVALAIVAGIALGKFFPGVFEWLSGLEVASVNLVVAVLIWAMVYPMMINVDFSSLRHAGDKPKGLTITLVINWLIKPFTMAGLGVLFFQGVFAGLVPPDDAKAYIAGMILLGAAPCTAMVFVWSQLTDGDATYTLVQVAINDLIMVFAFAPLVALLLGVADVIVPWQTLLLSVGLYVVIPLLAGALTRRRLMSRGGEQAVERFTGQIKPVTIIGLVVTVLLLFAFQGERILTQPLIIVLIAIPLIIQSIGIFGLAYLWARGWSVPIGIGAPAALIGTSNFFELAVAVAISLFGLNSGAALATVVGVLVEVPVMLALVKLVNGSRAWYERHMAGGASA, from the coding sequence ATGAGCGTGCAGTGTGAAGTGACCGGCCGGCGGGCGGCCGGTGACGTCATGGGGATCTTCGAGCGCTACCTGAGCGTCTGGGTGGCGCTGGCCATCGTCGCCGGCATTGCCCTTGGCAAGTTCTTCCCGGGCGTCTTCGAATGGTTGAGTGGTCTGGAAGTGGCGAGCGTCAACCTGGTGGTGGCGGTGCTGATCTGGGCGATGGTCTATCCCATGATGATCAACGTCGACTTCAGCTCGCTGCGCCATGCAGGCGACAAGCCGAAGGGGCTCACCATCACGCTGGTGATCAACTGGCTGATCAAGCCCTTCACCATGGCGGGGCTGGGTGTGCTTTTCTTCCAGGGTGTCTTCGCTGGCCTGGTGCCGCCGGACGACGCCAAGGCCTACATCGCCGGCATGATCCTGCTGGGCGCCGCGCCATGCACGGCCATGGTGTTCGTCTGGAGCCAGCTTACCGACGGCGATGCCACCTACACCCTGGTTCAGGTGGCAATCAACGATCTCATCATGGTGTTCGCCTTCGCGCCGCTGGTTGCCCTTCTGCTGGGGGTGGCCGACGTGATCGTGCCCTGGCAGACGCTACTGCTCTCGGTCGGGCTGTATGTGGTCATCCCGCTGCTCGCCGGCGCACTGACGCGTCGGAGGCTGATGAGCCGCGGCGGAGAACAGGCCGTGGAGCGATTCACCGGACAGATCAAGCCGGTGACGATTATCGGTCTGGTCGTCACGGTGTTGCTGCTCTTCGCGTTCCAGGGCGAGCGCATCCTGACTCAGCCGTTGATCATCGTGCTCATCGCCATTCCGCTGATCATCCAGAGCATCGGTATCTTCGGGCTCGCCTACCTCTGGGCGAGAGGCTGGAGCGTGCCCATCGGCATCGGTGCCCCTGCCGCGCTCATCGGCACCTCCAACTTCTTCGAGCTCGCCGTGGCAGTGGCCATCAGCCTGTTCGGACTCAACTCCGGGGCGGCACTCGCGACCGTTGTGGGCGTGCTGGTGGAAGTTCCGGTGATGCTGGCGCTGGTCAAGCTCGTCAATGGCTCGCGCGCCTGGTACGAACGCCATATGGCCGGCGGAGCCAGTGCATGA
- the arsH gene encoding arsenical resistance protein ArsH, producing the protein MSNDDTFPNLEASALHAIDDGRLLAGPGEEPPRILLLYGSLRARSFSRLAAEEAGRILRRLGAETRFFDPAGLPLPDDADADHPRVQALRELAKWCDGFVWSSPERHGSMTGIMKAQIDWIPLNLGGVRPTQGKTLAVMQVCGGSQSFNAVNQLRLLGRWMRLITIPNQSSVPKAYLEFDDDDRMKPSPYYNRIVDVMEELVKFTRLTRGCRDYLVDRYSERVESTEALSARVNQRSL; encoded by the coding sequence ATGAGCAACGACGATACCTTCCCGAACCTGGAGGCCTCGGCGCTTCACGCCATCGACGACGGGCGGCTACTGGCAGGGCCCGGGGAGGAGCCACCCCGCATCCTGCTGCTGTATGGCTCCCTGCGGGCACGCTCGTTCAGCCGCCTGGCAGCTGAGGAGGCCGGCCGGATCCTGCGCAGGCTGGGCGCCGAGACCCGCTTCTTCGACCCGGCGGGACTCCCGCTGCCGGATGATGCCGATGCCGACCACCCGCGGGTACAGGCGCTGCGCGAACTGGCGAAATGGTGCGATGGCTTCGTCTGGTCCTCTCCGGAACGCCATGGATCCATGACCGGCATCATGAAGGCGCAGATCGACTGGATCCCCCTCAACCTTGGCGGGGTCCGGCCCACGCAGGGCAAGACGCTTGCGGTAATGCAGGTCTGCGGCGGCTCTCAGAGCTTTAATGCCGTCAATCAGCTCCGCCTGCTGGGCCGCTGGATGCGGCTGATCACCATCCCCAATCAGTCATCGGTCCCCAAGGCCTACCTTGAGTTCGACGATGATGATCGGATGAAACCGTCCCCCTACTACAACCGCATCGTCGACGTGATGGAAGAGCTGGTGAAGTTCACCCGTCTGACCCGAGGCTGCCGGGACTACCTGGTGGATCGCTATTCGGAACGGGTCGAGAGCACCGAGGCACTCTCGGCCCGCGTCAACCAGCGCTCCCTATAG